The Pseudomonadota bacterium genomic interval TCCGGTCCGCCTCGCGCTTCGTCGAGCTCTCGCCGGCACCCAGTTGCGCCGATGCGTCATCTGCTCCCGGAGCGGAGGAGGCCTCCTCCCGGTTCCAGGGGCGCTTCGAGGTCGACGACAACGGACTCGTTGCCCTGGTCCTCACCTCGGGCGCGGCGCCCGACCAGAAGCGTTCGAGCCGTGTGCCGTGGCTCTCGTCGCCCGTGCGGCCGATCGAGGCGACCATCAGCGCGGACAAGACCCACGCCTTGGCGTTGCTCATCGACGGACTGGTCCTCGACTTCCGCAGTCTCTCTCTGCTGGCGCTGCCGGTGGCCCAACCGGTCGACGCTGCCGTCGCTCCGAAAGCAAAGCCTGCGCCCGCGCCACCGCCACTGCCCCCGAGAGAACCTCCCCGCGCCGAGATCGATTGGGGCCTCGAGGTCGGTGCGGGGGTCGTTTATATGTCTCCGGACGCCGTCGCGCCGCGCGTGGAGCTCGGCGGGTCGATCGGCACCGGCCGCTGGCGCGCGGTGGTCAATGTCCACGCGGAGCTCGATTCCAACTACGCGATCGGCTCGCGGACCTTCGAGACGTTCACCTCGGGGGCGCGCCTCGGCGCGCGCTACCTATTCTTCCGGGGCGACCGGTCGAGGCTCGGCGCCGAGCTTGCGGCCGCGTGGATCCAGAGCCGCTTTCGCCGCGACGGCATCGCCGATTCGAAGGTGCGGACGTGGGCCGACTTCGGCCTGTTCGTCGGTGTCTTCGGCCGGGTGAGGCTCGTCGGTCCCCTCGGCGTGTTCCTGCGCGTCGGCGTCGCGATATGTCCCACGGGGCGTTTAACGGAGATCGCCGACGGGCCGAAGAAGCAGGTGAACCTGGTCACCGTGCCGGGCGTCGCGGGGCTCGATTTCGATTTTTAGGCGCGAGATCGATCAGAAAGCCGATTTCGCGACATCTATTGTGGCGGAACGGCAGCGGGAGCCTCGAGCCGGCGACGGGATGAGCGCGTGAACGAACACACCCTTCTGGACCGATGCCGTCGTGGGGAGCAGGCGGCTTGGCGCGAGCTGTTCGAGCGGTATGCGGGCTCGGTATATCGCTGGTCGCGCTTCTTCGGCTTCGGCGCGGCCGGCGCCGAGGAGGTGACCCAGGAGGTGTTCGTGACGGCGTTTCGGCGCATCGGCGCTTGCGGTTCGGAGCGGCAGATCCCTCCGTGGTTGTTCCAGATCACGCGGCGTAAGGCGGCGAACGCCCGGCGGCTCGGTTGGTTCCGGCGGATGGTACGGCTGAGCGACTCGCGAATCGACGCGACGCTTCCCGGCGACGGCGTGCTGTCCCGCGATCTGGAGAACGTATTGCGACGGATGCCGTTGAAGCTCGTGGAGGTGCTCCTGCTCCACGACCTCGAAGGGCGTTCGCGATCTGAGATTGCCGAGGTGCTCGGTTTGGCCGAGGGGACCGTGGCCAGTCGTCTGGTCGGCGCACGCGCCCTCTTTGCCGAACTTTGGGAGGCGGAATGACAACCGAGAAACACGACGACCGTGCGCTGCGCGCCGTGGCCGAGCTCAAGACGGCGTACGAAGGCGCGTCGCTTCCGGAAGCGGCGAAGAGCCGTATCGCAGGCGCCGTCTTTGCGCCGCGTTCGCGAAAGCCCGGCCCGATGAAGCTCGCTGCCGCTTTCGGTCTGGTCGCAGTGCTCGCCGCCGTGGCCGCCGCGTGGGTCTTCTCTCCGCGGCCGAACAAAGACGTTCCGATCGCGACGAAGACGGCGCCCTACACAGCCATAGTGCAAGAGATCACGGGAAGCGCGGACGTCACCCTGCCGCACAGCACAACCACGGTGCCGGCGACCGCACGGATGCACGTCGACGGCGCGTCGATGATCGCAACGGCTCCGCACTCCGCGGTCGTCCTGGGCATCGGCCCGCACGAAGTCACAGTCATCAGCGACACCCGGCTCGATCTCATGTCGCTCGATCGCATCGAATCGAGCTTCAGGATGGAACGAGGACGCGCGCGCTTCGACGTCGCGCATCTCGCGCACGGAGAGCGCTTCGCTGTGACCGCGGGCGATCTGACCGTCGAGGTCGTCGGCACGCGTTTCGAGGTCTATTTCGACGGGGACTGCCCGGCCGTCTCGGTCGACGAGGGAAAGGTCCGCGCTTCGTTCCGCAAATCGATCTCCTTCGTCGTCGCCGGGGTCTCGCGGCGGTTCTGCGACCCGGCGAGCTCCGAGGTCGTATCTCTAGCGCCAGAGGCTTCCTCGGATTCCCGCGCTGATCTCGAGGGGGGCGCTTCGAAGGCGCGTTCGCCACAGGTGGCCATCGGCACCGAGGTGGCCGGAGCGCAGCTCCCACCGCCTACGTCCGCCGCGGACACCGGGACCGCGGCCGGCGCGCCCCCATCGGAAAAGGCTCCCGTCTCAGAAGAGGAGCGCCTTTACCTCGAAGCGCTCGCGAGCCGGGTGCGCGGTGATCTTCCGCTCGCCTC includes:
- a CDS encoding RNA polymerase sigma factor, giving the protein MNEHTLLDRCRRGEQAAWRELFERYAGSVYRWSRFFGFGAAGAEEVTQEVFVTAFRRIGACGSERQIPPWLFQITRRKAANARRLGWFRRMVRLSDSRIDATLPGDGVLSRDLENVLRRMPLKLVEVLLLHDLEGRSRSEIAEVLGLAEGTVASRLVGARALFAELWEAE
- a CDS encoding FecR domain-containing protein, with the protein product MTTEKHDDRALRAVAELKTAYEGASLPEAAKSRIAGAVFAPRSRKPGPMKLAAAFGLVAVLAAVAAAWVFSPRPNKDVPIATKTAPYTAIVQEITGSADVTLPHSTTTVPATARMHVDGASMIATAPHSAVVLGIGPHEVTVISDTRLDLMSLDRIESSFRMERGRARFDVAHLAHGERFAVTAGDLTVEVVGTRFEVYFDGDCPAVSVDEGKVRASFRKSISFVVAGVSRRFCDPASSEVVSLAPEASSDSRADLEGGASKARSPQVAIGTEVAGAQLPPPTSAADTGTAAGAPPSEKAPVSEEERLYLEALASRVRGDLPLASEQMADYLEKYPNGTFAEEALFSLVRFEYRRRDFAEVQQRGADYTEQYPGRNAKSDEVRILYAESLHRLGAGLGTAVEMLAPLVRDVDSVAGPYREQALYLYFTSVAEIGRTTEARRVAASYLERYPSGQYAGAAKALVEGK